The sequence below is a genomic window from Acidilobus saccharovorans 345-15.
CATCGTACCAGCAGTCAGGCCAGAGGCCGGCCTTTATGCACGTCTCGGAGAGGAACGTCTCGACGTCCCACATGTTCTCGACGGGGACCTCTGGCAGCAGGAGGCCGCGGTAGAACCCCCTCTCAACTACGAGCCCATCCCTGCCTATGGTCACGAAGGCCTTGCGTCCCTCGGGCGTGCGCGGGGCCTCCTCGAGCTTTGATAGGATGGAGACCTCGAAAGTCACGCTATCGAGCTCGCTCCTCTCCATGGGCATGAACCTGGGGTCGTTAAAGGCGGCCTCCACCGCGACCTCTATGACGGACCTCACCAAGGGCTTAATGGGCTCTATAAAGCCTATGCACCCCCTTAAACTCCTTGCCTCACCCTCGTATGTCTCTATGGTAACGAAGGCCGCCCCAGGCCTCAGGAGCAGGGGGTCCAGTCCCTGAGGGGTTGGCATGAGAGCCCTGTTCTCAAAGTAGTATTCAACGCTTTTCCTTGCTATCCTAACGAGCTCCTCTCCTAAAGCGTCGCTAACCTCGTCAGGATCCACGGGCTGCTGGCTCACGTTACTTCGCCTCCTGGGGCTAACGGCCAGCAAAGCTTAAATAGCAAAGCGTGAGCCTAAACGCGTTTCGCGCCCTTAAGCTCAGGGACTTAAGAATAAAATCTCGGCAAGCCAGTGGCACTCGGAGCTAA
It includes:
- the amrA gene encoding AmmeMemoRadiSam system protein A; this encodes MSQQPVDPDEVSDALGEELVRIARKSVEYYFENRALMPTPQGLDPLLLRPGAAFVTIETYEGEARSLRGCIGFIEPIKPLVRSVIEVAVEAAFNDPRFMPMERSELDSVTFEVSILSKLEEAPRTPEGRKAFVTIGRDGLVVERGFYRGLLLPEVPVENMWDVETFLSETCIKAGLWPDCWYDEKVKVYRFRTAAWLEEKPKGRVVRRNLVEEYRKALEARGLLTQST